DNA from Agarivorans sp. Alg241-V36:
GCCATCACCGCTGAACATTTACTGCATAAGCAATTGCGCAAACGTTTAGACCGTTACTGCATTTGGTGGACCAACGGTTCTGAGTTGGTACCAGAGTGTAGTTTGGTGAGCGAAAGCTTGCCCTTAGTGAGCCAATTTTCAGCCATGTTAGATGGTCAATGGGAGCAATGGGGATGGTAGCTAGTCCAACACTAATGAATGGTTTTTTTGTGAGTTTCGCACAAACCCATCCTGGCAAGGTTCGTCCTTACAACGAAGATGCGGTACTAGATCTGCGCGAAGAAGGCGTATGGGTAGTCGCCGACGGCATGGGCGGACACGCAGCCGGTGATGTTGCCAGCCAGATGGTAATTGATAGCGTTAAACAATGTGTTGAACAAACCCCCGCAGCTATCCTAAGCATTGATTGTTTACGTAAAGCTTTGCTGCAGGCTAATCAGCAGATAATCCAGTTTTCGCAGCAACATCTCGACGGAAAAACCGCCGGTAGTACCGCTGTTTTACTGCATGTTCGCGATGGTTTTTATCATTGCTTGTGGGTGGGTGATAGCCGTATTTACTTGATGCGCCAAAATCATTTACAGCGTAAAACTCGCGATCACAGCCAAGTAATGGACATGGTTGAGCAAGGGCTTATTCCAGAATCAGAAGCAGAAGACCACCCACTATCAAATGTTATCACCCGTGCCATTGGCGTAAGTGATGAACTTACGGTTGATCAAAACTCTGGTCAGCTATTGCCCGGCGACCAATTTTTACTGTGTTCAGATGGTTTAACCAAAGAGCTTAACGACACCGACTTAGCCATGTGCATGCAGGCTAATAGCGTATCGGATATTGGCCTAGCGTTGATGCATTCAGCCTTAGTAAAAGGTGCTAGCGACAACGTGAGTTGTGTATTGGTAAAGGTAAGTCAAAGCGATGCAGACAATCAAGAAGAGCATTGTGACGACACCGTGCCAGTGTTTTTTAATCGTCGTAGTTCGGTAAGAGGCTAAGCAGATGTTTCAAGAATTGACCGAGATAGATTTTGAAAAACTTGCTCAGCCAGTGTCTGAGGACTTACCTACCGGTGAGGACCCGCGCTTAGACGCCTCACCACTATCTACTTATTTCACCCTTAAAGATGTTCGCAATACTGCACGCGCGGCAGAGCGTAATGCCTTAGTAGATAACGAACCCTTACTGAGCTTTGCCAACGAATGGGACCCGATCATCAATCAAGTACCCGAAGTACTGGTTGAGAATTGTAAAGACCTAGAGTTAGCCGCTTGGCTTATCGAAGGTTTAGTTCGTCGTAAAGGTTTTAAAGGCCTTCGCCAAGGCTTTGATATTGCGCGAACACTGATTGAAAACCATTGGGAGTACTTGTACCCAAGCCCCGATGAAGACGGGCTAGTAACTCGAGTAGCGCCGCTGGTTGGCTTAAATGGCTACGACGGCGAAGGCACTTTATTGATGCCAATCGCCTGTGTGCCATTAACCGATTTAATCGAAGAGCAGCCTTATTCGCTATGGGAATTTGAGCAAGCCAGTGAAGTAGAGCGTTTAGAAGAAACTAAACGTGGCCAACGCCATGCTGCCGGCGCAGTAAAGCTAGAAGACATCACTCTCACAGTTAAAGCTACCAGTACGGCATTTTTCACTGAGTTATTGCAAGACATTGAAGCGGCTTCTACTGCCTATTTGCAGCTTTCTGCCGCCATGGATGAAGCGGTAGGTGAGCCGCAACCTAGTTCTCACATAGTTAAGCGTTTAACCGATTGCATGGAGGCGGTGCGTTACTTGGCTGCCGACAAACTTAGCGCGGTTGAGCTTGAAACGGTAACTGAAGAAACACTAACAGAATTTGATGAAGAGTCCGGCACGTCAGCGCCAGAAGGACCTAGTAATCAACTAAGAAATCGCGCAGACGCGATCCAACAACTTGGCAACATTGCTGAGTTTTTTAAGCAAACCGAGCCCCACTCTCCAATGGCCTATGCCATTGAGCAAGTGGTTCGTTGGAGTGGAATGAGCTTGCCAGATTTACTGCAAGAACTGATTTCTGACAACGATGCTCGAACCGGTTATTTCCGATTGACTGGTATTACATCGGAATCACAGGACTAACGTGGTGCTTAGCGCTCTGCGTGTTAATCAAGAACAAGGAGATTGATATGGACAGTATCCACGGCAAGTTGTCTCGGGTACGCAAGCCACGAGTTCACATCACTTATGATGTAGAAACTGAAGGGGCTGCAGTTAAAAAGGAATTGCCTTTTGTAGTAGGCGTAATGGGCGATTTTGCGGGCGACAACACCGCAGCCTTAAAGCCGCTAAAAGATCGTCGTTTTATCCAAATTGACCGTGATAACTTTGACGATGTACTTAAGCGCATGAATCCTAAACTAGAATTCAAAGTTGATAACAAGTTGGCTGATGATGATTCTCAAATGTCAGTGTCGCTTGAGTTCAGCTCAATGAAAGACTTCGATCCAGCTGCGGTTGTTAACCAAGTTGAGCCATTACGTAAGCTAATGGATACGCGTAATAAATTACGTGACTTGATGACTAAGGTTGACCGCTCAGAAGACTTAGAAAACATTCTGGAAGAAGTGCTTAACAACACCGACTCTCTGCAAAAACTTAAAGGCGAACTTGAAAAAGAGCCTAGTGCGGAGGGTTCAGAATGAGCGTAGAAAGCCAAACCACTCTTGACCCAAGTGTAGAAGAAGCACAAGGCTCAATTTTAGATCAAGCCATTGGCGCGACTAAGCAAACCGATAGCTCTCGTTCAGAAGAGTTATTGCGCACGCTTACTGAAGAAGCATTAAAAGGCACTGTTAGTTGGAACAAAAACTTAACAGTAACCTTTAGAGAAGCGATTGCCGGCATCGACGAGCTTATTTCTAAGCAGTTAGCTGAAGTTATGCACCACGAAAGCTTCCAAAAATTGGAAGGTTCTTGGCGCGGTCTTAACTATTTGGTGATGAACTCAGAAACTAGCCAAACGCTTAAGATCCGTGTGCTTAGCATGAGCAAAAAAGAGCTACACAAAGACTTAAGCAAAGCGGTTGAGTTTGACCAAAGCCAAATCTTCAAGAAGGTGTACGAATCAGAATTTGGTACACCTGGTGGCGAACCTTACGGTGCCCTAGTTGGTGACTACGAGTTTACCAACCACCCAGAAGATATCGAGTCACTAAGCTTAATGTCTAACGTTGCTGCCGCTGGTTTTGCACCGTTCTTATCAGCATCTTCGCCAGCCTTGTTTGGTTTTGATAACTGGACAGAGTTAAGCAAGCCACGTGATTTAGAAAAAGTATTTGAGTCACTTGAATACACTAAATGGCGTTCTTTCCGCGAAAGTGATGACTCACGTTTTGTTACTTTGGCAATGCCACGTGTATTGGCTCGTTTACCTTACGGTGAAGCGACTACGCCAATTGAAGAGTTCAACTACGAAGAGTTTGAAGTAGATGCTCAAACGGGCATGGCTCAAACCACCGAGCACGACGAATACTGTTGGATGAATGCATCCTACGTATTGGGTGTTCGTATGACCGAGGCCTTTGCTAAATACGGTTTCTGTACCGCTATTCGCGGTGCTGAAGGTGGCGGTAAAGTTGAAAACTTACCTTCTCACCTGTTTGTTTCTGACGATGGTGACCCAGATCTTAAGTGTCCTACTGAGATTGGTATTACTGACCGTCGCGAAGCAGAACTTAGCAAGCTAGGTTTCTTGCCGCTTTGTCACTACAAAAACACTGATTACGCGGTGTTCTTTGGCTCGCAAACCTGTCAGAAGCCAAAGAAATACGATAACCCAGATGCCACGGCTAACGCCGCTATCTCTTCGCGCCTACCTTACATGATGGCTACTTCACGCTTTGCTCATTACCTAAAAGTAATGGCTCGCGACAAAATTGGTAGCTTTATGGAAGCCGAAGACGTTGAGAACTGGTTAAACCGTTGGATCCTCAACTACGTAAATGCCTCTGAGGGCGGCGGTCAAGAGATCCGTGCAAAATACCCATTGGCTGACGCTAAGGTGCAAGTTAAAGAAATTCCAGGTGCTCCTGGTTCGTACAACGCGGTTGCGTGGTTACGTCCTTGGTTGCAAATGGAAGAGCTGACTACCTCTTTGCGTTTAGTTGCAAAAATCCCAGAAATCGGCGGATAACAAAAATGCGGGCCGCAAGGCCCGCTTTATTACTATGACCATGACCCAAACTTTACCACCACTGAGTTTTGTGGATAGCCAAAGCCTGCATCAAGTTGAGTTAGACGCTCAACATGTTGATGTGGATTGGTGTGCCCAGAGCCAAGTGGTGGACAAGTTTTTAGCCGCAGAAGATGCCTATTTGGCGCTGCGCATTTGGTTAGAGCGCGATAATCAGCAGTATGACTCAGCGTGGACGGCAGAATCGCTTCGGCCGATTTTGCTGCGTGCTATTCGTGATATTGATGAGCGCTTGAACGACCAGGTGAACGCGATTATTCATCATCAGCGTTTTCAGCAATTAGAAGCTAGTTGGCGTGGCGTTAAATACCTTACTGAACACTCTGGCACCCAAGACCACAGTTTGGTGGCCAAGGTGAAGCTAATCAGCCTGAATTGGCGTGAGCTGTGCCGCGACGTTTCACGAGCTATCGAGTTTGACCAAAGTGAGTTATTTAAGCTCATTTATACCAATGAATTTAGCATGCCGGGCGGCGAACCCTTCGGCATGATTGTCGGCGATTACCAAGTTTCGCATAAACCCAAGCGGGGAATGCCTACCAACGATATAGATGCCTTGCGCGCCATTAGCCATGCGGCTGCCGCAGCGTTTGCGCCTTTTGTGACCGGTGCTGCCCCGTCTATGTTTGGTGTCGACTTCTTTAGCGAACTGGCATCGGTGAGCGATATTAGTGCCCAGTTTTCGCAAGCTGAATACATTAATTGGCGTAAGTTACGCAGCCAAGAAGACTCACGCTTTTTAGGCATTACTGCTCCTAACATTTTAATGCGCGAACCTTATCAGCAAGATGGCCGCCGCCAAGAAGGCTTCATGTTTGTTGAGCAAGTAAACGATGCCGAAGGCGATTATTTGTGGGGCAATGCCGCATACGGAGTCGCCGCTGTTGCCTTGCGTGCCTTTAAAGAATCTGGCTGGTTTAGCCAAATTCGTGGTTTGCAGCCAGGCCAGTTCAAACACGGTTTGGTATTTGATTTACCTAGCTCGCGCTTTAAGTTTTCTCGACATGTTCGCTCGGCCAAACCGTCGGTTAATTTGCAAGTTGGCGACCGACTAGAAAAGCAGTTATCCGACAGTGGATTTATTCCGGTGTCGACAGTACCGCACACTGAACACTTAGTGCTGTACAGCAACGCTTCGGTGAATATGCCGCAACATTACGACAGTTTATCAGTGGCAGTAAATGCGCGCTTGTCGTCAATGCTGCAATACGTGCTGTGTGTTTCTCGTTTTGCCCATTACTTAAAAGTAATGGGGCGCGATCGGGTGGGCTCTTTTGATAGCGCAGACATCGTTGAGCGAGATTTGCAGTCGTGGTTAATGAAATACACCACTGCCTCTGATGAAGCTTCTGA
Protein-coding regions in this window:
- the tssC gene encoding type VI secretion system contractile sheath large subunit; its protein translation is MSVESQTTLDPSVEEAQGSILDQAIGATKQTDSSRSEELLRTLTEEALKGTVSWNKNLTVTFREAIAGIDELISKQLAEVMHHESFQKLEGSWRGLNYLVMNSETSQTLKIRVLSMSKKELHKDLSKAVEFDQSQIFKKVYESEFGTPGGEPYGALVGDYEFTNHPEDIESLSLMSNVAAAGFAPFLSASSPALFGFDNWTELSKPRDLEKVFESLEYTKWRSFRESDDSRFVTLAMPRVLARLPYGEATTPIEEFNYEEFEVDAQTGMAQTTEHDEYCWMNASYVLGVRMTEAFAKYGFCTAIRGAEGGGKVENLPSHLFVSDDGDPDLKCPTEIGITDRREAELSKLGFLPLCHYKNTDYAVFFGSQTCQKPKKYDNPDATANAAISSRLPYMMATSRFAHYLKVMARDKIGSFMEAEDVENWLNRWILNYVNASEGGGQEIRAKYPLADAKVQVKEIPGAPGSYNAVAWLRPWLQMEELTTSLRLVAKIPEIGG
- the tssC gene encoding type VI secretion system contractile sheath large subunit, with amino-acid sequence MTMTQTLPPLSFVDSQSLHQVELDAQHVDVDWCAQSQVVDKFLAAEDAYLALRIWLERDNQQYDSAWTAESLRPILLRAIRDIDERLNDQVNAIIHHQRFQQLEASWRGVKYLTEHSGTQDHSLVAKVKLISLNWRELCRDVSRAIEFDQSELFKLIYTNEFSMPGGEPFGMIVGDYQVSHKPKRGMPTNDIDALRAISHAAAAAFAPFVTGAAPSMFGVDFFSELASVSDISAQFSQAEYINWRKLRSQEDSRFLGITAPNILMREPYQQDGRRQEGFMFVEQVNDAEGDYLWGNAAYGVAAVALRAFKESGWFSQIRGLQPGQFKHGLVFDLPSSRFKFSRHVRSAKPSVNLQVGDRLEKQLSDSGFIPVSTVPHTEHLVLYSNASVNMPQHYDSLSVAVNARLSSMLQYVLCVSRFAHYLKVMGRDRVGSFDSADIVERDLQSWLMKYTTASDEASDEIRARYPLNEAKIQVKEQAGKPGHYYSIIHLRPHFQLDQMISSIRLITELSPSYNKAG
- a CDS encoding PP2C family serine/threonine-protein phosphatase produces the protein MSFAQTHPGKVRPYNEDAVLDLREEGVWVVADGMGGHAAGDVASQMVIDSVKQCVEQTPAAILSIDCLRKALLQANQQIIQFSQQHLDGKTAGSTAVLLHVRDGFYHCLWVGDSRIYLMRQNHLQRKTRDHSQVMDMVEQGLIPESEAEDHPLSNVITRAIGVSDELTVDQNSGQLLPGDQFLLCSDGLTKELNDTDLAMCMQANSVSDIGLALMHSALVKGASDNVSCVLVKVSQSDADNQEEHCDDTVPVFFNRRSSVRG
- the tssB gene encoding type VI secretion system contractile sheath small subunit, with the translated sequence MDSIHGKLSRVRKPRVHITYDVETEGAAVKKELPFVVGVMGDFAGDNTAALKPLKDRRFIQIDRDNFDDVLKRMNPKLEFKVDNKLADDDSQMSVSLEFSSMKDFDPAAVVNQVEPLRKLMDTRNKLRDLMTKVDRSEDLENILEEVLNNTDSLQKLKGELEKEPSAEGSE
- the tssA gene encoding type VI secretion system protein TssA; the encoded protein is MFQELTEIDFEKLAQPVSEDLPTGEDPRLDASPLSTYFTLKDVRNTARAAERNALVDNEPLLSFANEWDPIINQVPEVLVENCKDLELAAWLIEGLVRRKGFKGLRQGFDIARTLIENHWEYLYPSPDEDGLVTRVAPLVGLNGYDGEGTLLMPIACVPLTDLIEEQPYSLWEFEQASEVERLEETKRGQRHAAGAVKLEDITLTVKATSTAFFTELLQDIEAASTAYLQLSAAMDEAVGEPQPSSHIVKRLTDCMEAVRYLAADKLSAVELETVTEETLTEFDEESGTSAPEGPSNQLRNRADAIQQLGNIAEFFKQTEPHSPMAYAIEQVVRWSGMSLPDLLQELISDNDARTGYFRLTGITSESQD